The Pyrus communis chromosome 5, drPyrComm1.1, whole genome shotgun sequence region tcagtcaGTGCTTCTCGGCCGATTGATTACCTATCCAAGCCTTAGtcgacaaggattttcgagtccttattggtagaggtcatctcatcagccttgtCGGTGAAGTGAAGTGTTACAAgattactacattcggcactttgaaagccgaatttgatattgaacttcgcagaactagcaaccttgtcttcaggctctagaacgcGAAGgctgagacgtgttccttcctcggctgcAGTCGtgagatcaagaagtcagcagcgcgcccaacgccacatcaacatattttactccttggccatgctcggtcgacgagttggcatgccccgcacACAGcagaatgacgtagttagcttattaattactcggcctccatgcttggtagtttttagagTTAAcagtacccatataagtttaaaaatagattagaaaaaaattgaatagattttatataaaataaaaaaaagagtatattttgcatataacaaattggtatatttaagaatgagtacattttaagattaaaaatttgaaaaattacatgaatgggtacatataattagcatgggtacatttagcaaaattaaaaatgagtacaaataagtaaaaaaaatatgggtacaaatacaaataaaaaattttaaaatatgggcacaaaaagaaattaatatatgggtatagattaaaattgaaaagaaaattggtacaaattaaaaaagcgTTGCAaattaatgggtacaaactaaaaataaaaatatatgataaaatatttagctataaatataaatatactaattgtaacataacactaaatgaatatatttagaaataaaaaatattttattattgaaataattaatgatattattaatatccaaggaccttgataaaaaattgaaaaagaataaagttttaatcaatGAAGTAGCAAAAAAAGGgatgaaaacctaatttctccatatatttatatacacacTAAGGGGTGAGATGAATAAATCGGTTACCAACTCGTCACTCATGAAATTTGAAACtaaagacctctcacttacaattgataaaaaaatatcactaaattgtagtataagtgacaaaaattgaaaatatatttagatatggaaaaaaaaaatttaatttttgagaTTTCATTCTTTTGTACCAAAGACGCAATATATTAGCGTCAAATGTAAACATTACAAAGACAGATTGAGCTTACAATTTTGACTTGAATGATATTACAAAAACAGATAACCGAGTACTTTTCCCAAGGAAAGCAGTTTAGGGGTTTGAATAGTTAGTTTATTGTTAGTCTGAGGATTCAGTTAGATCAACTCACTAAGTTTATCACTTGATTCACGTATATGCACTTTGAGATCCTAACACTCCGGCCGCGTATAGAAAGTACGTACGGATAAGAATTTTTTTACGATTGACTCCCcgttaaaaaatagaaaagtaaaatgttATAAAATAGCAAAACAattgtttttaacaaaaataaaaaatagaaatagaaATGTGCATGCCTTTATACCATTCAAcatcaaaattaaaaggaatTTCTCTCTTTgggcaacttgaaaaatagaaagtctgttttcttttaatacaaaaaatagaAAGTTAGAATAAAGCTAAACAAAAAAACACGAACTAATTAATGGAAGGTTAGTTGTTTATAATAGAAAAGGAATTTGTGTGGAAAAGCAGGTGGAACCAACCGACAGACAAGGAGAAGCATGGATTAGTTTTCTTGGCTTGGAAATGAAGGGATATGAATAGGTATGGCAGTTAGAaccactctcttcctctctttcacTCCCTCACACACACAGACATACACACACTCTTTCTGTAAGTATCTCACTCGTCCGAACCCAACACAACAAAACGTACTCTTGATGTAAGGACGTCCATCCCTTGGTTCTAGCTTTGACTCGGCGGCGCCACCGCCACAGAAAAAGTCTCTCATCATTTAACCCTCCGTCCACTTGTCACAATGTCGTCCCACCCCAGCTCTTCAAGAACTCCCacgcccctctctctctctctgtaccATATCCACAAATTCAATCCAAACCAACACCTCAACTAAAAACTAGGACTAGAACCTCTTAATTATCGCCATGCAACCCCACAATTCTTTTCACAACAAGAACAAACACCTTCTTTCCCTCTTCCATTCTTGACCCACTTCCATCATCACCAATTTTCTCCATCCCTCTCTCCTCTATAGTTTTGTTTTTTCCCTGGGTTtcgattatttatttattatttttttaattaatggctTTGATTGTCGACCAGCAATCAAGCTTTAAACACTTCTGTAAAATATGCAAGAAAGGTTTTGTGTGTGGTAGAGCGCTAGGAGGGCACATGAGGGCACATGGAATAGGGGATGAAGGTCACATCGACGACGACGATCCTCCGAGTGATTGGGAGGACAAACTCGGCGGCAATGTACCCGCTACCAACAAGTGCATGTATGCTCTAAGAACAAACCCTAATCGCCTAAAAAGCTGCCGGGTTTGTGAGAATTGTGGCAAAGAGTTCTTGTCTTGGAAATCCTTCCTTGAACATGGCAAATGTGGTAATTCTGTAGATGCCGAGTCCCTTGTGTCCTCGCCAGGCTCTGATGAGGAGGATGGGGGAGGTGGCAGCCGGCGAGGATGTGGGTGGTCAAAAAGGAAGAGATCTTTCAGAGCTAAAGTGGGAAATTTTAGTCCGCATTGCCCATCAAGTGAGGAAGAGGACCTTGCCAATTGCTTAATGATGTTGTCCAATGCCACGGTGGATCCAATGGAGGCAGAACCAGAAGAATCTTGTGCTTCAGCCAGCAAAGAAGAGGAACGAAGAAACCCTATGAACATCATGACACCTGTTTCACGTGGGGTGACAATTGACAACAATAAGGCTAAAGGGGTTGCCAATAAAGGTTTGTTCGAATGTAAAGCATGCAAGAAAGTATTCAATTCCCACCAAGCCTTGGGCGGTCATAGGGCTAGTCACAAGAAAGTTAAAGGGTGCTTTGCTGCCCGTCTTGATCATGTCGAAGATAGTATGGCGGATGATGATGCCATCACGCATGAAGAGTTCTTACCCAATAAACCCAATTCAACCCTACAATTTGACCATGGGTCGAATAATCCATCAGTTTATACCTCAAAGAGAAAATCTAAGGTGCATGAATGTTCAATATGCCATCGGATATTCTCATCAGGACAGGCATTGGGCGGGCACAAGAGGTGTCATTGGATCACGTCCAACGCCACGACAGACACTTCTACTCTAGTCAAGTTCCATGAATTTCAAGAGAGTTTGGAGCAGCAAATGATGAACCAAAGGTCTAAGTTTGATGCTTCGGACCCGCTTGATCTGAAGCTCGATCTTAATCTACCTGCTCCGGTGGATGAGAATGGAGGAGGTAGAAGAGAGCGTCCCAATCCACCAAGCTTGGATGTatctacaaatttctttttacaaCCATGGACTGGGACAAAGGAGGAGGACAATCCCCATCaccactcccaccaccaaatcGACAATGACAACCTTAACAACGATGATTATAATACtaataacaacaataataacAGCACTGATGTTTCAATGCAGAATGTAGTTGATGAAGGAGACAGTAAGGTGAAGTTAGCAAAGCTAAGTGAACTAAAGGATATTACCAACAGTGGGGGCTCCTCACCATGGTTGCAGGTGGGAATTGGTTCAACAACTGATGTTGGAGCTGAACCATAATTTCATGTGAAGAAATGTGAGATTTtctcagctctctctctccccctttttgttcaaagatTTTTGTACCAAGAAAACTGTAATTATTACAAACAAGCCATAGCTCAGAATTCTTTTTCaaaacttattttctttttgaattgtTACTGTACATTATAGTGGGTGAATAGGAACCCAGTTAAGCCCCAATCTCATTTCATCAATATATATTGCaggtgatatatatatatatatatatatatatatatatatatatatacatatatatatatacacacttcTAATAAATCattatattttttctatataaattttcttgttaaaatttgtttggcaaagaaaaaaagattcaaGTGTAGTCATGATGTATGGTAATAATTTGTTAGTGTCAACCCACCATACACAAAACAAAAGAGTACTTTTAATTTGGTGATCTCTCTCTTACTCAATTGGTAGAGACTAAAGTTAAAGTTGAGTCTGAATTAGCAGCTGGCGCTTCCGGTGCTGATCTTAGACTTATGTCTCTAAAACTACTATCATTTTAAACCTTTGTTTAGTTATCTTCTTCTTTATAAATCTTAGACAGCAAATTGTtaaactacaaaaataaaaataaaaataactagGCTTGTTACAATCCCAAACCAATCGAGCCAATCTAATCCAACCAATTTTGATTGATTAATTTCAATGACTTTTTTAGATCAAATGACATATTTTCTTGTGAGAGcccaatcaaatcaaatataatccAATCTGGTTGGTTTCTTGCTCCTTTTTTCTATCTCATATGCATTTGAAATTCAATAGATTGTGATTAACTGAAGTCATTATATGGAATTGTGTTAACTGAAGTCATTTTATGGAATTGTGTTTAGTATATGGGTAATGTTAGATAATCAAATTTTtagacaaaatttgtaaatcatgtgaTATGTCAAATAAagacgttaatcaacacttcaacaataattcaatcatcaagaACCACATCATATgaattacaaaatataaattagaattaagtACCTAAAACCCTCCAACATTTTATTGTCATTCCAAATTGGTCTCaacctttttaaacattccaaacaaaTACCTAATgtattgaaaatgtcacatttGTTAAGCCCCAATTAAAAATTTACTAACTTGTTTTCCTTgcttgattttttaatgttctTTGTAGGATTTTATTTATTACACATTTTTAACTATTAAAGATAAAAAGAGCttgcaaaaaaattgaaagaaaataccaagtcatcaataaaaatggaAAGAGAGGGATTCAAACCCACGGTACGAAAAACTCGTACAACAGGATTAGCAATCTGGCACTTTAGTCCACTCAATCATTTCATCGATCGTGGTGAAGTCAGCAATGGATTTGGCGGATCATCCACGTcactaggggtggttcggtatgggataccataccgaaactagtatcccgaatcccaaaccaaattttcgagaatcccaaatttcgggaatcccgaaatattttcgggattttgggacaaatcgggaatcccaaattgaaatatgaaattatgaattgttcttcaaatatataattcaagaacacattcatgaactaggaatttcatttcattcacactaccatttaattgaacactggcatgcctgactgtttttatcatagtcaaaattcaaattaattaaaccctttttgcaatctgttgagagacaaaagaatcaagtcttctgaaatcatcagccatggcagcagcaataataaaatccacatgaatatcaaacagaacatgaaaaatatgcaaggtgtagggcatttcaggttgcagagcatgaattagaaactactagcatcaattataaaagaataatatatatatatgtataaatatatatataataattaacattatatattttcggttcggtatgggattcccgaaatattgagaagccaatcccgaattccataccgaaattttgggatcggtttgGGATAGCATctcgaaaatttcgggaatttcggtttgggaaatttttggtttgggatcgggattttttcggttcgattcgggatttttgggaattttttccacccctacacGTCACACTAGGATTGATGACATTTATGAGAGTGAGGTGAGTTTTAAGAGAAAGACGGGAGAGGAATGGATTTGGCAGACATTTATGAGAGTGAGGTGAGTTTTATGAGAAAGACGGGAGAGGAATTAGGTGTTACAAGATTGATGACCG contains the following coding sequences:
- the LOC137733357 gene encoding zinc finger protein ZAT9-like, yielding MALIVDQQSSFKHFCKICKKGFVCGRALGGHMRAHGIGDEGHIDDDDPPSDWEDKLGGNVPATNKCMYALRTNPNRLKSCRVCENCGKEFLSWKSFLEHGKCGNSVDAESLVSSPGSDEEDGGGGSRRGCGWSKRKRSFRAKVGNFSPHCPSSEEEDLANCLMMLSNATVDPMEAEPEESCASASKEEERRNPMNIMTPVSRGVTIDNNKAKGVANKGLFECKACKKVFNSHQALGGHRASHKKVKGCFAARLDHVEDSMADDDAITHEEFLPNKPNSTLQFDHGSNNPSVYTSKRKSKVHECSICHRIFSSGQALGGHKRCHWITSNATTDTSTLVKFHEFQESLEQQMMNQRSKFDASDPLDLKLDLNLPAPVDENGGGRRERPNPPSLDVSTNFFLQPWTGTKEEDNPHHHSHHQIDNDNLNNDDYNTNNNNNNSTDVSMQNVVDEGDSKVKLAKLSELKDITNSGGSSPWLQVGIGSTTDVGAEP